One Methanohalophilus mahii DSM 5219 genomic window carries:
- a CDS encoding efflux RND transporter permease subunit, which produces MILLIAFLFIFVAFQGAQQIGMSTGTETYVDKDTKVYQDYENIYLRYLGAHSIVIMISDEDIKSPEVLKAIDRLDQQVSDIPGVVETLHIADAVKTANYMQTGKMQVPENRNDIVVPENGETDLLLPDNTHTLFLIQTSGNTPDVRLEKILGETEKSVLYADFPPATSVVVTGEEAFSIEMQNAIRQAMPPLIGASALLIIIALYLTFRGVRWRVLPIFIVGIGIIYTFGAMGYIGIPMTMVSMAAFPILIGLGIDYMIQFHNRLEEEFSSQDSEKAAVVETVKHTAPAILTAYSISALGFVSLLTSSVPMIRDFGKMLFIGTFLCYIAAQFIGVPAIYLLARKHKKRLSGASEGNDTNSNSGKPTVIERLLDKTTVFTVNHPVPILIIAGMLCIFGLYADQSVPVQTDEKEFVPQDMDALIHIDNFYKITERGESVYLVIQTGDNTDPGLIRWMDSFSEYIVDSHSNVYGSTSIVSAVKSLNSGSIPDTNSEIAKIYDTIPQNQKASYLHGNNLLMMELSVNNDLDGEGLGNLIDYIQEDIAWYQSPPDTEITITGSNVVFTAIIGALTTGRLLMTLLGVIMIFIGLLFVYRDWLKALVPVVTMFMVIGWAGGVMYYSGLSYSPMTATLGAMILGIGTEYAIHIMERYYEEKEKGATSIEAMRQASTKIGSAIVTSGLTTIFGFSALIVSPFLINQNFGLITVMIVFLALISSFFVFPATLILLEKIRDRRKGSHDI; this is translated from the coding sequence ATTATACTCCTTATTGCCTTCTTATTCATTTTTGTTGCTTTTCAGGGAGCACAGCAAATAGGAATGAGTACCGGTACAGAAACCTATGTAGATAAAGATACCAAAGTCTATCAGGATTATGAAAATATTTATCTTCGGTATCTGGGCGCTCACTCTATAGTGATAATGATATCAGATGAGGATATCAAATCGCCTGAAGTTCTAAAAGCTATTGACAGATTGGATCAGCAGGTTTCCGATATTCCCGGAGTTGTTGAGACTTTGCACATAGCAGATGCGGTCAAGACTGCAAACTATATGCAGACAGGAAAGATGCAAGTTCCTGAAAATCGAAATGATATTGTAGTGCCCGAAAACGGGGAAACCGATCTTCTCCTTCCTGACAACACTCATACCCTTTTTCTTATACAGACATCCGGGAACACCCCGGATGTCAGGCTTGAAAAAATTCTGGGTGAAACAGAAAAATCCGTTCTGTATGCTGATTTCCCTCCGGCGACTTCTGTTGTTGTTACAGGGGAAGAGGCATTTTCAATTGAAATGCAAAATGCAATCCGACAGGCGATGCCCCCTCTGATTGGTGCATCTGCTCTTCTTATCATAATTGCCCTGTATCTGACATTCAGGGGTGTCAGATGGAGGGTTTTACCGATATTTATAGTGGGTATTGGAATTATTTACACATTTGGTGCTATGGGATACATCGGTATTCCCATGACCATGGTCTCTATGGCTGCATTCCCGATTCTTATCGGGTTGGGAATCGATTATATGATCCAGTTTCATAATCGGCTGGAGGAGGAATTTTCCTCACAGGATTCTGAAAAAGCTGCAGTTGTAGAAACGGTCAAACATACCGCACCTGCCATATTGACAGCATATAGTATCAGTGCACTGGGATTTGTATCCCTGCTAACATCTTCCGTTCCAATGATACGGGATTTTGGAAAAATGCTGTTTATCGGTACTTTTCTGTGTTATATAGCAGCCCAGTTTATAGGAGTGCCTGCAATTTATCTCTTGGCCAGAAAACATAAGAAGAGATTATCCGGCGCTTCTGAGGGTAATGATACAAATTCAAATTCCGGTAAGCCCACGGTCATTGAACGTCTTCTTGATAAAACAACTGTATTTACAGTGAATCATCCGGTTCCGATACTTATAATCGCTGGAATGCTCTGTATTTTTGGATTGTATGCGGATCAGTCGGTTCCTGTGCAAACAGATGAAAAAGAATTCGTGCCTCAGGATATGGACGCTCTGATACACATAGATAATTTTTACAAGATTACCGAGAGAGGAGAAAGTGTCTATCTGGTGATCCAAACAGGTGATAATACTGATCCTGGGTTAATTAGATGGATGGATTCTTTCTCTGAATATATCGTTGATTCACATAGCAATGTGTATGGATCAACTAGCATTGTATCTGCTGTGAAGTCTCTGAATTCAGGCTCAATACCGGATACAAATAGTGAAATTGCAAAAATCTATGATACTATCCCGCAAAATCAGAAGGCTTCGTATTTACATGGAAACAATCTTCTTATGATGGAATTAAGTGTAAATAATGATCTGGATGGGGAAGGGTTGGGAAATCTTATTGATTACATACAGGAAGATATTGCATGGTATCAATCTCCTCCGGATACGGAGATTACAATTACCGGAAGTAATGTGGTTTTTACCGCTATTATTGGTGCCCTTACAACCGGCAGACTGTTGATGACGCTTCTCGGGGTGATTATGATTTTCATCGGACTGCTTTTTGTTTATAGGGACTGGCTGAAAGCTCTCGTACCGGTGGTAACCATGTTCATGGTAATTGGATGGGCAGGGGGAGTCATGTATTATTCCGGGCTTTCCTATAGTCCCATGACAGCTACCCTGGGGGCTATGATTCTTGGAATCGGAACGGAATATGCGATTCATATAATGGAGAGATACTATGAAGAAAAAGAGAAAGGTGCAACATCCATTGAGGCCATGAGGCAGGCCAGCACAAAAATAGGATCTGCTATAGTTACATCCGGACTCACGACAATTTTTGGTTTCTCTGCTTTGATCGTTTCTCCCTTTTTGATCAACCAGAATTTCGGTCTGATTACAGTAATGATCGTGTTTCTGGCACTGATATCCTCCTTTTTTGTATTCCCGGCGACCCTGATTTTGCTGGAAAAGATTCGTGATAGAAGAAAAGGAAGTCATGATATATGA
- a CDS encoding COG1361 S-layer family protein, with translation MKKIIYVTLLLMIFSISIGASAGVTSVPPHNTIDYYEVSGMPNIRGSFLSNPEFEKGETRVIEVNLANKGVIQALRINVVPQDPPDIELAQNEMEKEKMRTVAQGVKAELGSSTDYIEVRPETSVYTLKALKPGMILEHPLRYTIDIDNNAPAGNYSLNLAVSYSYQSQVRTVTNNEILRDVAENPYVSYYKNASTSITFPVEIKESPNFEITDSRGNISADEGSIINITYKNIGENVAEDASVKLVVMDPLEMEHSIATLGDVKPDETVTASFEFSTGRDVIPKNYSISSSVKYFDDEGIQYSNVLSSKVEVLPSDKWMSLSTLALLIIMLLIIYLIGDTVKNKRNNKGV, from the coding sequence ATGAAAAAAATTATTTATGTAACCCTTTTGTTGATGATATTTTCTATTTCCATAGGAGCCTCTGCTGGGGTCACATCAGTACCTCCGCACAATACAATAGATTACTATGAAGTTTCCGGGATGCCGAATATCCGGGGCTCTTTCCTCTCAAATCCAGAATTTGAAAAAGGCGAAACCCGGGTTATAGAAGTCAATCTTGCAAATAAAGGGGTAATTCAGGCTTTAAGGATCAATGTGGTTCCACAGGATCCTCCGGACATTGAATTAGCCCAAAATGAAATGGAAAAGGAGAAAATGAGGACTGTGGCACAGGGTGTCAAAGCAGAACTTGGCTCCTCAACTGATTATATCGAAGTCAGGCCTGAAACGAGTGTGTATACGCTCAAAGCCTTAAAACCCGGTATGATTCTTGAGCATCCCTTACGATATACAATTGATATCGATAATAATGCACCTGCAGGAAATTATTCCCTCAACCTGGCAGTATCTTATTCATATCAGAGTCAGGTCCGGACGGTTACCAACAATGAAATTCTGCGTGATGTTGCTGAAAATCCCTATGTTTCCTATTATAAGAATGCCAGCACGAGTATAACTTTTCCCGTAGAAATAAAAGAATCTCCAAACTTTGAGATCACAGATTCCCGGGGCAATATTTCAGCCGATGAGGGGAGTATCATTAACATCACTTACAAAAATATAGGTGAGAATGTGGCCGAAGATGCATCTGTAAAACTTGTTGTTATGGATCCTCTGGAAATGGAACATTCCATTGCAACACTTGGTGATGTCAAACCCGATGAAACTGTAACAGCCAGTTTTGAATTTTCGACAGGAAGGGATGTAATCCCCAAGAATTATTCTATCTCAAGCAGTGTGAAATATTTTGATGATGAGGGTATTCAATATTCAAATGTGTTATCTTCAAAAGTAGAAGTCTTACCTTCTGATAAATGGATGAGTCTTTCCACTCTTGCTTTACTAATAATCATGCTATTGATCATCTATTTGATAGGTGATACCGTCAAAAATAAGAGAAACAATAAGGGTGTATGA
- a CDS encoding COG1361 S-layer family protein: MIARNTVLLTILCLIFLSSSTAIGTSIDFNVSEIENDDSIYWTVSPQRSDNFNFGDNFYTTYGGPDLKAHILGNNEFSSGDIYNLNINLANKGTITGFEIENEADDDLDIKLQAIEKGYETERTTAIGITSVLLSPHSFIDVKSGPQESGTLRSGEQTQSSPKFIVDIDDDAPAGTYFLVLRTVYGYQENVQVSGDELTAEGNIKDVEIGMWYEARSQNHTIPLIIKKEANFEVVNVTSDLRSGEGGVLKVTYRNTGNLPAKDATAKISVYTPFSTTDDQAFLGTLEAGDTAQGVFSLNVDETTISKNHSINSEIRYEDTESKTQLSDTMKISVQTLPAISLKDKILGNTWILVILVILMVASAGMVIYMKLIRKENKIRP; this comes from the coding sequence ATGATTGCTAGAAATACTGTATTGCTGACAATTTTATGTTTAATTTTTCTTTCCTCTTCAACAGCCATTGGAACATCTATTGATTTTAATGTTTCAGAAATTGAAAATGATGACTCAATTTACTGGACTGTCTCTCCCCAACGGTCAGACAATTTCAATTTCGGGGATAATTTCTATACTACCTATGGCGGTCCTGACCTGAAAGCACATATACTGGGGAATAATGAATTTTCAAGCGGTGATATTTATAATTTAAATATCAATCTTGCAAATAAGGGTACAATTACCGGATTTGAAATAGAAAATGAGGCTGATGATGATCTGGACATAAAACTCCAGGCAATAGAGAAAGGTTATGAGACCGAACGTACAACAGCAATCGGTATCACCTCTGTCCTCCTTTCACCGCATTCTTTTATCGACGTAAAATCAGGTCCGCAGGAATCGGGTACCCTTCGTTCAGGCGAACAAACCCAATCATCTCCGAAATTTATTGTGGACATCGACGATGATGCACCTGCAGGAACCTATTTTCTTGTCTTAAGGACGGTTTATGGTTATCAGGAAAATGTGCAGGTAAGCGGGGATGAACTTACAGCTGAAGGGAATATCAAAGATGTGGAAATTGGGATGTGGTATGAAGCAAGATCCCAGAATCACACAATTCCCTTAATCATCAAAAAGGAAGCAAACTTTGAAGTAGTCAATGTAACGTCTGATCTCAGGAGCGGTGAGGGAGGTGTCTTGAAAGTAACTTACAGAAATACCGGCAATCTTCCTGCAAAAGACGCCACTGCTAAAATTAGCGTGTATACACCCTTCAGTACAACCGATGACCAGGCATTTCTAGGTACCCTTGAAGCCGGAGATACTGCACAGGGGGTTTTCAGTTTGAATGTTGATGAAACAACTATATCTAAAAACCATTCCATAAATAGTGAAATTCGTTATGAGGACACCGAAAGTAAAACTCAGTTATCAGACACCATGAAAATATCGGTTCAGACACTGCCTGCAATCTCTCTGAAAGATAAAATCCTTGGTAATACATGGATATTAGTGATACTGGTAATTCTGATGGTTGCCTCAGCAGGAATGGTAATATACATGAAATTAATCAGGAAAGAAAATAAGATTCGACCATGA
- a CDS encoding permease: MNAAVLLINGMALAGILIAFMDDRTKAILSINIAFKGFMQILPVTLAIIIVIALFLGFVPPEQLSAFIGEQSGISGVLLIGIAGAIMHIPAILSFPLAASLLEKGISYTAVAALITTLTMIGTVTLPLEISQLGKKFALLRNGISFVIAIIIALLVGVAMEATLWH, from the coding sequence ATGAACGCCGCTGTCCTTCTTATAAACGGTATGGCTCTGGCAGGTATCTTAATTGCTTTTATGGACGACAGGACAAAAGCAATCCTTTCAATCAACATTGCATTTAAAGGATTCATGCAAATTCTGCCTGTGACATTGGCCATAATCATTGTGATTGCTTTGTTCCTTGGTTTTGTTCCTCCTGAACAGTTATCTGCATTCATCGGTGAGCAGTCCGGGATAAGTGGTGTTCTGTTAATCGGGATTGCAGGGGCTATTATGCACATCCCTGCAATACTTTCGTTTCCTCTGGCTGCTTCTCTGCTCGAAAAAGGAATCTCTTATACCGCAGTAGCCGCTTTGATCACAACTTTGACAATGATTGGTACGGTAACATTACCCCTGGAAATAAGCCAACTCGGAAAAAAATTTGCACTCCTTCGAAATGGAATAAGTTTTGTTATTGCCATTATTATTGCTTTACTGGTGGGAGTGGCAATGGAGGCAACGTTATGGCATTGA
- a CDS encoding permease — protein MALISQISNQQNLKDWTFLGIVLLVAFLLLNTYPSKTGSVTEYFWQYLVEMALILPAVMLIMGLFSAYVSNSMIEKYLGKYAGKKGIFLSFFLGSLPTGPLYVAFPIASHLLEKGARISNVIIFLSAWACLKIPQELMEFQFLGWKFMLLRLFFTAILVVVMARFIEYLFGITNDKV, from the coding sequence ATGGCATTGATTTCCCAGATCAGTAATCAGCAGAACCTTAAAGATTGGACATTTCTTGGAATTGTATTATTGGTCGCCTTTCTGCTTCTCAACACATATCCTTCCAAAACCGGGAGTGTAACTGAATATTTTTGGCAATATCTGGTGGAAATGGCTCTCATTCTTCCGGCGGTCATGTTGATAATGGGGCTTTTTTCAGCCTATGTATCAAACAGTATGATCGAAAAATATCTTGGTAAATATGCTGGAAAAAAGGGCATTTTCCTATCTTTTTTCCTGGGTTCCCTGCCTACCGGTCCTCTGTATGTTGCTTTCCCCATAGCATCTCATCTTCTGGAAAAGGGTGCCCGCATATCCAATGTCATAATTTTCCTTTCGGCCTGGGCATGCCTGAAGATTCCTCAGGAATTAATGGAATTTCAGTTCCTGGGCTGGAAATTCATGCTTTTGAGGTTATTCTTTACTGCAATTTTGGTTGTCGTGATGGCCAGATTCATTGAATATCTCTTTGGAATTACCAATGATAAGGTTTAA